One window from the genome of Haladaptatus paucihalophilus DX253 encodes:
- the pyk gene encoding pyruvate kinase — translation MRNAKIVCTLGPASDSRSTVRELANAGMTVARVNASHGSREDRAELIDTIRRVDEATENPLSAMLDMQGPEIRTAEVDEPITLETGSTVRFVEGDDATPEEVGLSVSISNAEPGDAVLLDDGRIETEVEEVEDDAVVAHVVSGGELSSRKGVNVPGVELGLSVVTEKDRQDLRLAAEKGADFVAASFVRDADDVYEVSKVLEEFGADIPIIAKIERRGAVDNLDEIVDAAYGVMVARGDLGVECPMEDVPMIQKRIIRTCQQAGVPVITATEMLDSMVHSRRPTRAEASDVANAVLDGTDAVMLSGETAIGDHPVRVVETMDRIVREVEESDEYDETLEQRVPMSDDTRTDAIARSARYLARDIGASAVVAASESGYTALKVAKFRPGVPVVATTPNDRVRRKLALSWGVNAQYTDLGHSVETIVEDGVQAALDAGVAESGDTVVVLSGMMSELDGSDTANMLKVHVAAETIATGRSVVRGQTVGPAVRSSTGDLSEVPSGGILVLEPDFDGEFTGDTSRLAGIVDSRPGMTGYPALIARELEIPMISGAPLGPTVSDGDEITLDAERGVVYDGDVRSYDRS, via the coding sequence ATGAGAAACGCGAAAATCGTCTGTACCCTCGGACCCGCGTCCGATTCCAGGAGCACGGTTCGAGAACTCGCAAACGCCGGTATGACCGTCGCGCGGGTGAACGCGAGCCACGGCTCGCGCGAGGACCGAGCCGAACTCATCGACACGATTCGCCGCGTCGACGAGGCGACCGAAAACCCGCTTTCGGCCATGCTCGACATGCAAGGGCCGGAAATCCGAACCGCGGAAGTGGACGAGCCCATCACCCTCGAAACCGGTTCGACCGTCCGGTTCGTGGAGGGCGACGACGCGACGCCGGAGGAGGTCGGCCTCTCCGTTTCTATCTCGAACGCCGAACCCGGCGACGCCGTTCTTTTGGACGACGGTCGAATCGAGACGGAGGTCGAGGAAGTCGAGGACGACGCCGTCGTCGCGCACGTCGTGAGCGGCGGCGAGTTGAGCAGTCGCAAGGGTGTCAACGTCCCCGGCGTCGAACTGGGTCTCAGCGTCGTCACCGAGAAGGACCGGCAGGACCTCCGTCTCGCGGCCGAGAAGGGTGCCGATTTCGTCGCCGCGAGTTTCGTCCGCGACGCCGACGACGTGTACGAGGTCAGCAAGGTACTGGAGGAGTTCGGTGCCGACATCCCCATCATCGCCAAAATCGAGCGGCGCGGCGCGGTCGATAACCTGGACGAAATCGTGGACGCGGCCTACGGCGTGATGGTCGCCCGCGGCGACCTCGGCGTCGAGTGTCCGATGGAGGACGTGCCGATGATTCAAAAGCGCATCATCAGGACGTGCCAGCAGGCCGGAGTTCCGGTTATCACCGCGACGGAGATGTTGGACTCGATGGTCCACTCCCGACGGCCGACGAGGGCGGAGGCGTCCGACGTGGCGAACGCCGTCCTCGACGGGACCGACGCCGTGATGCTCTCCGGTGAGACGGCCATCGGCGACCATCCGGTTCGCGTCGTGGAGACGATGGACCGCATCGTCCGTGAGGTCGAGGAGAGCGATGAGTACGACGAGACGCTCGAACAGCGCGTCCCGATGAGCGACGACACGCGCACCGACGCCATCGCTCGATCGGCCCGCTACCTCGCCCGCGACATCGGCGCGAGCGCGGTGGTCGCCGCCAGCGAATCCGGGTACACCGCGCTGAAGGTGGCGAAGTTCCGCCCCGGCGTGCCGGTCGTGGCGACGACGCCGAACGACAGGGTTCGACGGAAACTCGCCCTCTCGTGGGGCGTCAACGCCCAGTACACCGACCTCGGCCACAGCGTCGAAACCATCGTGGAGGACGGCGTGCAGGCCGCGCTCGACGCCGGTGTCGCGGAAAGCGGTGACACGGTCGTCGTCCTCTCGGGTATGATGAGCGAACTGGACGGTTCGGACACGGCGAACATGTTGAAGGTGCACGTCGCCGCGGAAACCATCGCGACGGGGCGGAGCGTGGTTCGCGGGCAAACCGTGGGACCGGCGGTGCGGTCTTCGACCGGCGACCTCTCGGAGGTTCCGTCGGGGGGCATCCTCGTCCTCGAACCGGATTTCGACGGCGAGTTCACCGGCGATACCTCACGCCTCGCCGGTATCGTGGATTCCCGTCCGGGGATGACCGGCTATCCGGCGTTGATCGCGCGCGAACTGGAGATCCCGATGATAAGCGGCGCGCCGCTCGGCCCGACCGTCAGCGACGGCGACGAGATCACCCTCGATGCGGAACGCGGCGTCGTGTACGACGGCGACGTTCGCTCGTACGACCGCTCGTAG
- a CDS encoding GYD domain-containing protein, whose amino-acid sequence MSTYASLVTVERDYQNVQELASIWGDVRNELETHSATLESTYAILGEYDFLLVIDAEDRDAAYQASLCIERYGLDMQTMEIIPMEDFATLVDDL is encoded by the coding sequence ATGTCGACGTACGCCTCGCTCGTCACCGTCGAACGGGACTACCAGAACGTACAGGAACTCGCGTCGATTTGGGGGGACGTCCGAAACGAACTGGAAACCCACAGCGCGACGCTCGAATCGACGTACGCAATCCTCGGAGAGTACGATTTCCTCCTCGTCATCGACGCCGAGGACCGGGACGCCGCGTATCAAGCGTCGCTGTGCATCGAACGCTACGGCCTCGACATGCAGACGATGGAAATAATTCCGATGGAGGACTTCGCAACGCTCGTAGACGACCTCTGA
- the metG gene encoding methionine--tRNA ligase, translating into MSHDDYPTEEPAVVTCGLPYANGELHIGHLRTYVGGDVYSRALETLGQQTAFVSGSDMHGTPVAVNAEKEGVSPREFALRHHDKYEATFPKFDIEFDNYGHTDDETNTELTQEIVRKLDEEGYIYEKEIKVAWDPIEDDPLPDRYVEGTCPYCGAHARGDECDEGCGRHLEPGEIEDPTSIRTGNPAEYRERTHKFFRVSELQEYLQGFIDRLEGTSNAKNQPREWIEGELQDWCISRDMDWGIDYPGDEGDEASEDLVLYVWVDAPIEYIASTKQYTERVGADTYDWEEPWKDAGEIVHIIGRDIIQHHTVFWPAMLHVAEYNEPRAVMASGFVNLNGKGFSTSRNRAVWADDYLDEGFAPDLLRYYLATNGGFQQDVDFSWDRFQERVNGELVGTVGNFVYRSLLFAARNYDGAPDAETSDEVRERIEDAIDEFTAAVNDYSIKDLGDAATALAAFGNEYIQRNEPWKLTDEDPERAEQVIYDCVQLSKALAVLFEPILPGKAETLWAQLGEDGSVHETVVADALAAPRGDFGEPDELFAQIEDERVEELNETLDERIEAATSDEDEADDEHEDETVSDHKPISDDRISFDEFQDLDLRVGRIESAEPIEGADALLRLEVDIGPETRQIVAGLKQLHDVEDLEGKKIVVVANLEKAELFGVESNGMVLAAGEEADLLTTHADAEPGTKIK; encoded by the coding sequence ATGAGTCACGACGACTATCCCACCGAGGAACCCGCGGTGGTGACGTGCGGACTGCCCTACGCGAACGGGGAGTTGCACATCGGCCACCTCCGAACCTACGTCGGCGGCGACGTCTACTCGCGCGCGCTCGAAACGCTCGGCCAGCAGACCGCGTTCGTTTCGGGATCGGACATGCACGGCACGCCGGTCGCCGTCAACGCCGAGAAGGAGGGCGTCTCGCCCCGCGAGTTCGCGCTTCGCCACCACGACAAGTACGAAGCGACGTTCCCCAAGTTCGACATCGAGTTCGACAACTACGGTCATACCGACGACGAGACGAACACGGAACTCACCCAGGAAATCGTCCGCAAACTCGACGAAGAGGGCTACATCTACGAGAAGGAGATCAAAGTCGCGTGGGACCCCATCGAGGACGACCCGCTTCCGGACCGCTACGTCGAGGGGACCTGCCCGTACTGCGGTGCCCACGCCCGCGGCGACGAGTGCGACGAGGGCTGTGGTCGCCACCTCGAACCCGGCGAAATCGAGGACCCGACGAGCATCCGCACCGGCAACCCGGCGGAGTACCGCGAGCGGACGCACAAGTTCTTCCGCGTCTCGGAGCTACAGGAGTACCTGCAGGGGTTCATCGACCGCCTCGAAGGGACGAGCAACGCGAAGAACCAGCCCCGCGAGTGGATAGAGGGCGAACTACAGGACTGGTGTATCTCCCGCGACATGGACTGGGGCATCGATTATCCTGGTGATGAGGGAGATGAAGCGTCCGAAGACCTCGTGCTCTACGTCTGGGTCGATGCACCTATCGAGTACATCGCCAGCACGAAGCAGTACACCGAGCGCGTGGGTGCGGACACCTACGACTGGGAGGAACCGTGGAAGGACGCGGGCGAAATCGTCCACATCATCGGCCGCGATATCATCCAGCACCACACCGTCTTCTGGCCCGCGATGCTCCACGTCGCCGAGTACAACGAACCTCGAGCCGTCATGGCGAGCGGCTTCGTCAACCTGAACGGCAAGGGCTTCTCGACGAGTCGCAACCGCGCCGTCTGGGCCGACGACTATCTGGACGAGGGCTTCGCCCCGGACCTCCTGCGCTACTATCTCGCCACCAACGGCGGCTTCCAGCAGGACGTGGACTTCTCGTGGGACCGCTTCCAGGAGCGCGTCAACGGCGAACTCGTCGGCACGGTCGGCAACTTCGTCTACCGGAGCCTGCTGTTCGCGGCGCGGAACTACGACGGAGCGCCGGACGCCGAGACGAGCGACGAGGTGCGCGAGCGAATCGAAGACGCGATAGACGAGTTCACCGCGGCGGTCAACGACTACTCCATCAAGGACCTCGGCGACGCCGCGACCGCGCTCGCCGCGTTCGGCAACGAGTACATCCAGCGCAACGAACCGTGGAAGCTGACCGACGAGGACCCCGAACGGGCCGAACAGGTCATCTACGACTGCGTGCAGCTGTCGAAGGCGCTCGCCGTGCTCTTCGAGCCGATTCTCCCCGGTAAAGCCGAAACCCTCTGGGCACAACTCGGAGAGGACGGCTCGGTGCACGAGACCGTCGTCGCGGACGCGCTCGCCGCGCCGCGCGGCGACTTCGGCGAACCCGACGAACTGTTCGCCCAAATCGAAGACGAGCGCGTCGAGGAATTGAACGAAACGCTCGACGAACGCATCGAAGCGGCTACGTCGGACGAGGACGAAGCCGACGACGAACACGAGGACGAAACCGTGAGTGACCACAAACCCATCTCGGACGACCGAATCAGCTTCGACGAATTCCAAGACCTCGACCTCCGCGTCGGCCGCATCGAGTCGGCGGAACCGATAGAGGGTGCCGACGCCCTCCTTCGACTCGAAGTCGATATCGGCCCCGAAACCCGGCAGATAGTCGCCGGTCTCAAACAACTCCACGACGTGGAGGACCTCGAAGGGAAGAAAATCGTCGTCGTCGCCAACCTCGAAAAGGCCGAACTGTTCGGCGTCGAGAGCAACGGCATGGTGTTGGCGGCGGGCGAGGAGGCCGACCTGTTGACGACCCACGCCGACGCCGAACCGGGCACGAAAATCAAGTAG
- a CDS encoding NfeD family protein — MASPFDSLALLLVIAGAGLAFAEALIPGAHFIVVGIALLLAGLLALLFPPLAQPFVLSFLVLAFGALAFYGYRNLDLYGGKGSGRTKDSDSLKGTTGHVTERVTRSGGQVKLESGGFNPYFAARSMDGEIPEGTEVMVIDPGGGNVVKVEPIDFIEDAIDRELARERAGKEKETEEL; from the coding sequence ATGGCATCGCCCTTCGATTCGCTTGCGCTTTTACTCGTCATCGCGGGTGCAGGGCTCGCGTTCGCGGAGGCGCTCATCCCCGGTGCACACTTTATCGTGGTCGGTATCGCCCTCCTCCTCGCCGGATTGCTCGCCCTCCTCTTTCCGCCGCTCGCCCAGCCGTTCGTGCTCTCGTTCCTCGTTCTCGCGTTCGGCGCGCTCGCGTTCTACGGCTATCGGAACCTCGACCTGTACGGTGGCAAAGGCTCCGGTCGAACGAAGGACTCCGATTCGCTGAAAGGAACGACCGGTCACGTCACCGAACGCGTTACGCGCTCGGGCGGACAGGTGAAACTGGAAAGCGGCGGCTTCAACCCCTACTTCGCCGCTCGGTCGATGGACGGTGAAATCCCCGAGGGGACGGAAGTGATGGTCATCGACCCCGGCGGCGGTAACGTCGTCAAGGTCGAACCCATCGATTTCATCGAGGACGCCATCGACCGCGAACTCGCACGCGAGCGAGCCGGCAAGGAGAAGGAGACGGAAGAATTGTAA
- a CDS encoding DUF7312 domain-containing protein translates to MSDWKYDVDDVGEDADDASPDVFAESEPLEPGSPSAENVLFVLLGVLTVVFMFLHVTGVA, encoded by the coding sequence ATGTCCGACTGGAAGTACGACGTGGACGATGTTGGTGAGGATGCCGACGATGCATCTCCCGACGTTTTCGCCGAGAGCGAACCTCTCGAACCGGGGTCCCCTTCGGCAGAGAACGTGCTGTTCGTGCTGCTCGGTGTTCTGACTGTCGTCTTCATGTTTCTCCACGTCACCGGCGTCGCCTAA
- a CDS encoding HVO_2922 family protein: protein MNSDREYRVTVHPTLQMRVAYTDDGSAVTATVEYRRDGEWEESAGTVELRGREIAVTRDGESVLEKRLSAELIEEYGSSVAGFVGRLANRGDVGKSTTRETGTEPDSWPVAVTQEDGSVVEALRPPAQATFEVYEDHGGEWRWRLVHRNGNIIADGGEGYSSKQAAKNGIKSVKRNTLGAPVEESERPAES from the coding sequence GTGAACTCGGACAGAGAATACCGCGTCACGGTACATCCGACGCTGCAAATGCGGGTGGCGTACACGGACGACGGCTCGGCGGTGACGGCGACGGTCGAGTATCGACGCGACGGGGAATGGGAGGAGTCGGCCGGAACGGTCGAACTCCGCGGGCGGGAAATCGCCGTCACCCGCGACGGCGAATCGGTGCTGGAGAAACGCCTCAGCGCGGAGTTGATAGAGGAGTACGGGTCGTCGGTCGCCGGGTTCGTCGGCCGATTGGCGAACAGGGGCGACGTGGGGAAATCGACGACGAGAGAGACGGGCACCGAGCCCGATTCGTGGCCCGTCGCGGTGACGCAGGAGGACGGGAGCGTCGTGGAGGCGCTCCGCCCGCCAGCGCAGGCGACGTTCGAAGTGTACGAGGACCACGGCGGCGAGTGGCGCTGGCGACTCGTACACCGAAACGGGAACATCATCGCCGACGGCGGCGAGGGCTACTCGTCGAAACAAGCCGCGAAGAATGGCATAAAGAGCGTCAAACGAAATACGCTCGGCGCGCCGGTGGAAGAGTCGGAGCGACCAGCCGAGTCGTAA
- a CDS encoding YqaA family protein: protein MLDILASVVDVATNGVVLGSLGGLTDAVEHATGWFGLVLIAIYSFLISFLLPLPSEVVLLAPLDLGVGKLGRISLIILLSGLGKAAGSVFAFHIGQEAKQSGPVIRALRGSKIDIVEWSERKTVGLAQKWGYLGLAGALCVPGFPDTISIYAFSILETDYVKFALASFAGSVGRLVLVTLVGAGVLSL, encoded by the coding sequence GTGCTCGATATCCTCGCTTCGGTCGTCGATGTCGCCACGAACGGCGTCGTTCTCGGATCCCTCGGGGGGTTGACGGATGCCGTCGAACACGCGACGGGTTGGTTCGGTCTCGTACTTATCGCCATCTACTCGTTCCTCATCTCGTTCCTTCTTCCCCTCCCCAGTGAGGTCGTCCTCCTCGCACCGCTCGACCTCGGGGTCGGCAAACTCGGACGAATTTCGCTCATCATCCTTCTCAGCGGTCTCGGCAAGGCCGCGGGGAGCGTCTTCGCCTTCCACATCGGTCAGGAGGCGAAACAGTCCGGTCCCGTCATCCGCGCGCTCCGCGGCTCGAAAATCGACATCGTGGAGTGGTCGGAGCGAAAGACGGTCGGTCTCGCTCAGAAGTGGGGGTACCTCGGACTGGCAGGGGCGCTGTGCGTCCCCGGCTTCCCCGATACCATCTCCATCTACGCGTTTTCGATTCTCGAAACGGATTACGTGAAGTTCGCGCTGGCGTCGTTCGCCGGGAGCGTCGGCCGACTGGTGTTGGTGACGCTCGTCGGTGCTGGCGTCCTGTCGCTCTGA